One genomic segment of Microbacterium sp. ProA8 includes these proteins:
- the gcvH gene encoding glycine cleavage system protein GcvH, translating to MTDLTALKYTAEHEWVALDGDTATVGITSYAADKLGDVVFVELPAVGSTVTAATVVGEIESTKSVGELYAPLTGEVIEVNDAVVDDPSLVNADPFGAGWLVKLTVDPAAVAELLDRDAYISLTGSAE from the coding sequence ATGACCGACCTCACCGCACTCAAGTACACCGCCGAGCACGAGTGGGTCGCCCTCGACGGCGACACCGCGACCGTCGGCATCACCTCGTACGCCGCCGACAAGCTCGGCGACGTCGTGTTCGTCGAGCTTCCCGCGGTGGGCAGCACGGTCACGGCCGCGACCGTCGTGGGCGAGATCGAGTCCACCAAGTCGGTCGGCGAGCTCTACGCGCCGCTCACGGGCGAGGTCATCGAGGTCAACGACGCCGTGGTCGACGACCCGTCGCTCGTCAACGCCGACCCGTTCGGCGCCGGCTGGCTCGTGAAGCTCACGGTCGACCCCGCCGCCGTGGCCGAGCTGCTCGACCGCGACGCGTACATCTCGCTCACGGGCAGCGCCGAATGA
- a CDS encoding ABC transporter permease, with protein MLSFVLRRIGVSILILIAASFLMYTLVALARDPLEDLYASNSPNKDQLIAQRTDWLNLDQPIPVRWFNWLLGAARCVIPFGGCDLGVTIQNQPVTVLLARAMGATLQLVTASTILAIVLGILVGIVSALRQYSAVDYSFTFASFLFYSLPSFVMGVLLKVFLALGFNNWLVSPVFTWPWIIALSLISGVFWQAIIGGNRQRRLVVFAASVVTTGAMLYGMSVTAWFLHPSLGPVLTPLLIAAFGAAMVLIIAGPRARYAWRTAGATVIVLVVAFFVLQPFLDSLNGWGVFGLFVGASLIGAVAGWLLGEYDKGQAIRIGILTGALGMGVIILNQFMSRWYDYVTNPKVNGRPIATIGSETPNLVGDWWIQSIDTFTHLLLPTISLMLISFAAYTRYSRGGMLETLNQDYIRTARAKGLPERTVVVRHAFRNSLIPITTIVAADVGALIGGAIITERIFAFSGMGALFNQGLQHADPNPVMAYFVVIAVFAITFNFLADLAYSAIDPRVRVK; from the coding sequence GTGCTTAGCTTCGTTCTGCGGCGCATCGGGGTCTCGATCCTGATCCTCATCGCCGCATCCTTCCTGATGTACACCCTCGTGGCGCTCGCCCGAGACCCCCTCGAGGACCTGTACGCCTCCAACAGCCCGAACAAAGATCAGCTCATCGCGCAGCGGACCGACTGGCTGAACCTCGACCAGCCCATTCCCGTCCGCTGGTTCAACTGGCTTCTCGGCGCCGCGCGCTGCGTCATCCCGTTCGGCGGCTGCGACCTCGGCGTGACCATCCAGAACCAGCCGGTCACCGTGCTGCTGGCACGCGCGATGGGCGCGACGCTCCAGCTCGTGACGGCGTCGACCATCCTCGCCATCGTGCTCGGCATCCTCGTCGGGATCGTCTCGGCCCTGCGTCAGTACAGCGCGGTCGACTACTCGTTCACGTTCGCCAGCTTCCTCTTCTACTCGCTGCCCTCCTTCGTGATGGGCGTCCTCCTCAAGGTCTTCCTGGCCCTGGGCTTCAACAACTGGCTCGTCAGTCCGGTCTTCACCTGGCCCTGGATCATCGCGCTCAGTCTGATCTCGGGTGTCTTCTGGCAAGCGATCATCGGCGGGAACAGGCAGCGTCGCCTGGTCGTCTTCGCCGCGTCGGTCGTGACGACCGGAGCCATGCTCTACGGCATGAGCGTGACGGCGTGGTTCCTCCACCCGTCCCTCGGCCCCGTGCTCACGCCCCTGCTCATCGCGGCCTTCGGCGCGGCGATGGTGCTGATCATCGCCGGTCCCCGTGCGCGCTACGCGTGGCGCACCGCCGGGGCCACCGTGATCGTGCTCGTCGTGGCGTTCTTCGTGCTGCAGCCCTTCCTCGACTCGCTCAACGGCTGGGGCGTGTTCGGACTGTTCGTCGGCGCGAGCCTCATCGGCGCGGTCGCGGGCTGGCTCCTCGGCGAATACGACAAGGGCCAGGCCATCCGCATCGGCATCCTCACGGGCGCGCTCGGCATGGGCGTCATCATCCTGAATCAGTTCATGTCGCGCTGGTACGACTACGTCACCAACCCGAAGGTGAACGGCCGCCCGATCGCCACGATCGGCTCGGAGACGCCCAACCTGGTCGGCGACTGGTGGATCCAGAGCATCGACACGTTCACGCACCTGCTGCTGCCGACGATCAGCCTCATGCTGATCTCGTTCGCGGCATACACGCGGTACTCCCGCGGCGGCATGCTCGAGACGCTCAACCAGGACTACATCCGGACGGCACGGGCGAAGGGCCTGCCCGAGCGCACGGTCGTCGTCCGGCACGCGTTCCGCAACTCGCTGATCCCGATCACGACGATCGTCGCGGCGGATGTGGGCGCCCTCATCGGCGGCGCGATCATCACCGAGCGCATCTTCGCGTTCAGCGGAATGGGTGCGCTGTTCAACCAGGGTCTGCAGCACGCCGACCCGAACCCCGTCATGGCGTACTTCGTCGTCATCGCGGTGTTCGCCATCACGTTCAACTTCCTCGCCGATCTTGCGTACTCGGCGATCGACCCGAGAGTGAGGGTCAAGTAA
- a CDS encoding ATP-binding cassette domain-containing protein has protein sequence MSAQPPTAQGPRTLEARNLVKDFRLRSGLSFSTLHAVKDVSFTLEAGRTIALVGESGSGKSTIAKMLARLETPTKGQILLDGRPAGNSSREVAAYRGDVQMVFQDPFSSLNPFHSIEHHLERPLRIHNPGMGKAEVRRRVLELLDRVRLTPTDKMAERRPHELSGGQRQRVAIARALAPGAQFIIADEPVSMLDVSIRLGVLNLLAQLQREDHLGVLYITHDLATARHFSDEILVMYRGDIVERGPADTVILDPQHDYTRTLLGAAPDPENQGRLRDEVRRELAAPQH, from the coding sequence ATGAGCGCCCAGCCACCCACCGCGCAGGGGCCGCGCACGCTCGAGGCCCGCAACCTGGTCAAGGACTTCCGGCTCCGCAGCGGGCTGAGCTTCTCCACCCTCCACGCCGTGAAGGATGTCTCGTTCACGCTCGAGGCGGGTCGCACGATCGCGCTGGTGGGGGAGTCCGGCTCCGGCAAGTCCACCATCGCGAAGATGCTCGCACGGCTCGAGACGCCGACGAAGGGGCAGATCCTCCTCGACGGGAGACCGGCGGGCAACAGCAGCCGCGAGGTCGCGGCGTACCGCGGCGACGTGCAGATGGTGTTCCAGGACCCGTTCTCTTCGCTGAACCCCTTCCATTCGATCGAGCATCACCTCGAGCGCCCGCTGCGCATCCACAATCCGGGCATGGGCAAGGCGGAGGTCCGCCGGCGGGTGCTCGAGCTGCTCGACCGCGTGCGACTCACCCCGACCGACAAGATGGCGGAGCGCCGCCCGCACGAGCTGTCGGGCGGTCAGCGCCAGCGCGTCGCGATCGCGCGCGCCCTCGCGCCGGGGGCGCAGTTCATCATCGCCGACGAGCCCGTCTCGATGCTCGACGTGTCGATCCGCCTCGGCGTGCTGAACCTCCTCGCACAGCTGCAGCGCGAGGACCACCTGGGAGTCCTCTACATCACCCACGACCTCGCGACCGCGCGCCACTTCTCGGACGAGATCCTGGTGATGTACCGCGGCGACATCGTCGAGCGCGGCCCGGCCGACACCGTCATCCTCGACCCGCAGCACGACTACACCCGCACGCTGCTGGGAGCCGCGCCCGATCCCGAGAACCAGGGGAGGCTGCGCGACGAGGTGCGCAGGGAGCTGGCCGCGCCGCAGCACTGA
- a CDS encoding CPBP family intramembrane glutamic endopeptidase, translated as MTPLTPAADRGKSTTLSRLDPFQRRRLTWEVWIVLAITVGQSALYSVLSLVRKLVAPIPLGSQQTQVNPPRDAQAIWDIVYQLLSVFFALALVALVVYLLWEPGGNALRRIGLDFTRFGGDLGRGILLTAVIGLPGLALYAAGRALGITVAVVASPLDAAWWTVPLLLLSALRAGLTEEVIFIGYLFDRLRRLGWNDWSIILTTAALRGAYHAYQGFGAIVGNFAMGVVFGWCYRRWGRVMPLVIAHTLLDIVAFVGYPLAAALWPEIFAPIPQPTPTPAPTPEPTPAT; from the coding sequence ATGACGCCGCTCACCCCTGCCGCTGATAGGGGGAAATCCACTACGCTGTCTCGGCTCGATCCGTTCCAGCGCCGACGACTGACGTGGGAAGTGTGGATCGTGCTGGCGATCACCGTCGGCCAGTCGGCGCTGTACTCCGTGCTCTCGCTGGTGCGCAAGCTCGTCGCACCGATCCCGCTGGGCTCTCAGCAGACTCAGGTGAACCCCCCGCGCGACGCGCAGGCGATCTGGGACATCGTGTACCAGCTGCTGTCCGTCTTCTTCGCGCTCGCACTGGTGGCGCTCGTCGTCTACCTGCTCTGGGAGCCCGGAGGCAACGCGCTGCGGCGCATCGGCCTGGACTTCACGCGGTTCGGCGGCGACCTCGGCCGCGGCATCCTGCTCACCGCCGTCATCGGCCTGCCGGGGCTCGCGCTCTATGCGGCGGGCCGGGCGCTGGGCATCACGGTCGCCGTCGTCGCGTCGCCCCTGGACGCCGCCTGGTGGACGGTGCCGCTCCTGCTGCTGTCGGCGCTGCGGGCCGGGCTCACCGAAGAGGTCATCTTCATCGGCTACCTGTTCGACAGGCTCCGCCGGCTGGGCTGGAACGACTGGTCGATCATCCTGACGACGGCGGCCCTGCGCGGCGCGTACCACGCCTATCAGGGCTTCGGCGCGATCGTCGGCAACTTCGCGATGGGCGTGGTCTTCGGCTGGTGCTACCGCCGATGGGGGCGCGTCATGCCCCTCGTCATCGCGCACACCCTCCTCGACATCGTCGCGTTCGTGGGCTATCCCCTCGCTGCCGCGCTGTGGCCCGAGATCTTCGCCCCGATACCTCAGCCGACCCCGACGCCCGCACCGACCCCGGAGCCGACTCCCGCGACATGA
- the gcvT gene encoding glycine cleavage system aminomethyltransferase GcvT: MTDHRPSDPRTTALHARHEALGASFTDFGGWLMPVRYTSDLAEHHAVRTVAGLFDISHMAEFGVDGSGAGAFLDYALAGAISSMRVGKAKYSLVLDDSGGIVDDVIVYRIAERRFLVIANAGNRDAVGRAFAARVEGFDAELDDHTDDMSLIAVQGPIARAVVETTPGIVDVTPSFADLGYYAWSSGSFDDAPLFVARTGYTGEDGFELLIPNAAAPALWDALLAAGEPLGLVPAGFAARDTLRLEAGMPLYGHELSRDIVPAQAGLGRVVAVDKDDFVGKSALAAVVTPDAPVLVGLVSEGRRAGRAGYAVFDAADGAAPVGEITSGALSPTLGHPIAMAFVSPSLTEPGTELFIDVRGTRIPATVTALPFYRRNS, encoded by the coding sequence ATGACAGACCACCGCCCTTCGGACCCGCGGACGACCGCGCTCCATGCCCGCCACGAGGCGCTCGGCGCCTCGTTCACCGACTTCGGCGGCTGGCTGATGCCCGTGCGCTACACGTCCGATCTGGCTGAGCACCACGCGGTCCGCACGGTGGCCGGACTCTTCGACATCTCGCACATGGCGGAGTTCGGCGTCGACGGGTCGGGCGCCGGGGCGTTCCTCGACTACGCACTGGCCGGAGCGATCTCCTCGATGCGCGTGGGCAAGGCGAAGTACTCGCTGGTGCTCGACGACTCGGGCGGCATCGTCGACGACGTCATCGTGTACCGCATCGCCGAGCGTCGCTTCCTCGTGATCGCGAACGCGGGAAACCGCGATGCCGTCGGCCGCGCGTTCGCCGCGCGCGTCGAGGGCTTCGATGCCGAGCTGGACGACCACACCGACGACATGTCGCTGATCGCCGTACAGGGCCCCATCGCCCGTGCCGTGGTGGAGACCACTCCCGGCATCGTCGACGTCACGCCGTCCTTCGCCGACCTCGGCTACTACGCGTGGTCGTCCGGATCGTTCGACGACGCCCCCCTGTTCGTGGCCCGCACCGGATACACGGGCGAGGACGGCTTCGAGCTGCTGATCCCGAACGCGGCCGCGCCGGCGCTCTGGGACGCGCTGCTGGCGGCCGGCGAACCGCTCGGTCTGGTTCCGGCCGGCTTCGCCGCGCGCGACACGCTGCGCCTGGAGGCCGGCATGCCGCTCTACGGCCACGAGCTCTCGCGCGACATCGTCCCGGCCCAGGCCGGCCTCGGCCGCGTCGTCGCGGTCGACAAGGACGACTTCGTCGGCAAGTCCGCGCTCGCGGCCGTCGTGACGCCCGACGCCCCCGTGCTCGTCGGCCTCGTCTCGGAGGGGCGTCGCGCGGGCCGCGCCGGTTACGCCGTGTTCGATGCGGCCGATGGCGCGGCGCCGGTCGGCGAGATCACGAGCGGTGCGCTCAGCCCGACGCTGGGGCATCCGATCGCCATGGCGTTCGTCTCCCCGTCACTCACCGAGCCCGGCACCGAGCTCTTCATCGACGTGCGGGGGACCCGCATCCCCGCGACCGTGACCGCCCTGCCTTTCTACCGGAGGAACTCATGA
- a CDS encoding ABC transporter family substrate-binding protein: protein MSDKTTWRKRALGVAAGVGVTALVLAGCSTTPPEEEAPTATDTAVTVAETNEFTGTNSNSVNGNLDINGKVDYLTKSTFYYVSDSYEVVPDESFGTMEVVSEDPLQVQYTLNEGLQWSDGEPITTDDLVFGWAVTSGIFDDATLDPESGEPISGTQYFQYAGSTEGLITSTITEVADDKLSLTLEYDEPFVDWNIQDLIDQPVHVVSEKAGVDQAELVDTILTSPRGDAAAPAPVNETLKAAADFWNTGFDMTSLPEDPSLYLASGPFIIDSYEPTQSMTLKLNDKYQGDLKPQFSELVIRFIGDAQAQVTALQNGEVDVIAPQASGDTLTALQGIDGVEVLQGDALNYDHLDLTFAGPLAEQSVREAFLKTIPRQQLVDTLIKPVNPEAEVLNSQLFIPAQSSYEDAVASNGSDAYAEVDIEGAKELLAGATPTIRLMYNINNPNRVAAFEAIQASAAEAGFVVEDVGREDWSAQLGSDIYDAVIFGWISPGVGNGTIPQIFASFGGSNYNKYANERVDEIAREIPTTLDTDAIDELTVEADAELFADAYGLPLFQGPGLEAHADNIEGITFMGNQTGVFWNFWEWTVSE, encoded by the coding sequence GTGTCTGACAAGACGACGTGGCGCAAGCGCGCACTCGGAGTCGCGGCGGGCGTCGGAGTGACCGCGTTGGTCCTTGCCGGCTGCTCGACGACCCCGCCGGAGGAGGAGGCCCCCACGGCCACCGACACCGCGGTGACCGTTGCTGAGACGAACGAGTTCACGGGCACGAACTCGAACAGCGTCAACGGCAACCTCGACATCAACGGCAAGGTCGACTACCTGACCAAGTCGACGTTCTACTACGTGAGCGACAGCTACGAGGTCGTCCCCGACGAGTCGTTCGGCACGATGGAGGTCGTCAGCGAGGATCCGCTTCAGGTCCAGTACACCCTCAACGAGGGACTGCAGTGGTCGGACGGCGAGCCCATCACGACCGACGACCTGGTCTTCGGCTGGGCGGTCACGTCGGGCATCTTCGACGACGCGACGCTCGACCCCGAGTCGGGTGAGCCGATCAGCGGCACCCAGTACTTCCAGTACGCAGGCAGCACCGAGGGCCTCATCACCTCGACCATCACCGAGGTGGCCGACGACAAGCTCTCCCTCACGCTCGAGTACGACGAGCCCTTCGTCGACTGGAACATCCAGGACCTCATCGACCAGCCGGTCCACGTCGTCTCCGAGAAGGCGGGCGTCGACCAGGCCGAGCTCGTCGACACGATCCTGACCAGCCCCCGCGGTGACGCTGCGGCTCCGGCCCCGGTCAACGAGACGCTCAAGGCCGCGGCTGACTTCTGGAACACCGGCTTCGACATGACGTCGCTGCCGGAGGACCCCTCGCTGTACCTCGCGAGCGGCCCGTTCATCATCGACTCGTACGAGCCCACGCAGTCCATGACGCTGAAGCTCAACGACAAGTACCAGGGCGACCTGAAGCCGCAGTTCTCCGAGCTCGTCATCCGCTTCATCGGTGACGCGCAGGCCCAGGTGACCGCCCTCCAGAACGGCGAGGTCGATGTCATCGCCCCGCAGGCGAGCGGTGACACGCTGACGGCGCTCCAGGGCATCGACGGCGTCGAGGTGCTCCAGGGCGACGCGCTGAACTACGACCACCTCGACCTGACGTTCGCCGGCCCGCTGGCCGAGCAGAGCGTGCGTGAGGCCTTCCTCAAGACGATCCCGCGTCAGCAGCTCGTCGACACGCTGATCAAGCCGGTCAACCCCGAGGCCGAGGTTCTCAACTCGCAGCTGTTCATCCCGGCGCAGTCCTCGTACGAGGACGCCGTCGCCAGCAACGGTTCGGACGCGTACGCCGAGGTCGACATCGAGGGCGCCAAGGAGCTCCTCGCCGGTGCGACCCCGACGATCCGCCTCATGTACAACATCAACAACCCCAACCGCGTCGCGGCGTTCGAGGCCATCCAGGCTTCGGCTGCAGAGGCCGGCTTCGTGGTCGAGGATGTGGGCCGTGAGGACTGGAGCGCTCAGCTCGGGTCGGACATCTACGACGCGGTCATCTTCGGCTGGATCTCGCCCGGTGTCGGCAACGGCACCATCCCGCAGATCTTCGCCAGCTTCGGTGGCAGCAACTACAACAAGTACGCCAACGAGCGCGTGGACGAGATCGCCCGCGAGATCCCGACGACGCTCGACACCGACGCGATCGACGAGCTGACTGTCGAGGCCGACGCGGAGCTGTTCGCCGACGCCTACGGTCTGCCGCTCTTCCAGGGCCCCGGTCTCGAGGCGCACGCCGACAACATCGAGGGCATCACCTTCATGGGCAACCAGACGGGTGTGTTCTGGAACTTCTGGGAGTGGACGGTCTCCGAGTAA
- the gcvP gene encoding aminomethyl-transferring glycine dehydrogenase, with product MTGQFADRHIGTDAAAQRTMLDALGYESVEALVQAAVPASIHAKPRPTSDIPPAATEAEALAELRALASQNRTARPMIGLGYYDTLTPSVIARNVLENPSWYTAYTPYQPEISQGRLEALINFQTMVTDLTGLATANASMLDESTAVVEGMLVTRRASKSASNVFVVDADALPQTKALLAHRAAAVGIELVELDLAHGAMLPDEHFGVLVQYPGASGHVWDPSGVVDAAHVAGALVVAAADLLALTMLRSPGSFGADVAVGTTQRFGVPLGFGGPHAGYMAVRQGLERQLPGRLVGVSQDAAGHPAYRLALQTREQHIRREKATSNICTSQVLLAVMASMYAVYHGPEGLRAIASDVAKKAEALAARLRSYGLSLRSDAFFDTIRVATPGASRRVIERARERGYQLFWADDATVGVSVDETTTADDLAAVAWAFGLPEDEFLGSGAQGERTLPFTDAEPLAGVPSGLRRVEEFLTHPVFNTHRSETAMMRYLKQLSDRDYALDRGMIPLGSCTMKLNAATEMAAVSWPEFSRVHPFAPEADVHGYLALIEQLEVWLAEVTGYDAVSLQPNAGSQGELAGLMAIRGYHRANGDRDRTVCLIPSSAHGTNAASAVLAGMRVVVVACDDAGNVDLDDLRAKIAAHAGELAALMITYPSTHGVYEHDVLEITQAVHDAGGQVYIDGANLNALLGYARFGDLGGDVSHLNLHKTFAIPHGGGGPGVGPVAAKAHLAPYLPSHPFSQRRDHAGGVFDGGPISAAPHGSAGILPISWAYVRMMGAEGLRDATAAAVLAANYIAVRLREHYPVLYTGEDGLVAHECILDLRPLREATGVTVDDVAKRLIDYGFHAPTMSFPVAGTLMVEPTESEDLAEIERFIEAMIAIKAEADAVAAGEWPAGDNPLANAPHTAEAVVVGEWTHPYSRETAVYPVHAQIRTKYWPPVRRIDQAYGDRNLVCACPPIEAFA from the coding sequence ATGACGGGCCAGTTCGCCGATCGTCACATCGGAACGGATGCCGCAGCCCAGCGCACGATGCTCGACGCCCTGGGCTACGAGAGCGTCGAGGCCCTCGTGCAGGCGGCGGTGCCGGCATCCATCCATGCGAAGCCGCGCCCCACGAGCGACATCCCGCCTGCCGCGACCGAGGCCGAGGCGCTCGCCGAGCTGCGCGCGCTCGCCTCGCAGAACCGCACGGCCCGCCCGATGATCGGCCTCGGCTACTACGACACGCTCACGCCGTCCGTGATCGCGCGCAACGTGCTGGAGAACCCGTCCTGGTACACCGCCTACACGCCGTACCAGCCCGAGATCTCGCAGGGCCGCCTCGAGGCGCTCATCAACTTCCAGACCATGGTGACCGACCTCACCGGGCTCGCGACGGCGAACGCCTCGATGCTCGACGAGTCGACCGCTGTGGTCGAGGGCATGCTCGTGACGCGGCGCGCCTCGAAGTCGGCATCGAACGTGTTCGTGGTCGACGCCGACGCGCTGCCGCAGACGAAGGCGCTGCTGGCCCATCGGGCGGCCGCGGTGGGCATCGAGCTCGTCGAGCTCGACCTCGCCCACGGTGCGATGCTCCCCGACGAGCACTTCGGCGTGCTGGTGCAGTATCCGGGCGCCTCGGGGCACGTGTGGGACCCGTCCGGCGTCGTCGACGCGGCGCATGTCGCGGGCGCGCTCGTGGTCGCGGCCGCCGACCTCCTCGCCCTGACCATGCTGCGCTCGCCGGGGTCGTTCGGCGCCGACGTGGCGGTGGGCACGACGCAGCGCTTCGGCGTGCCCCTGGGCTTCGGCGGACCCCACGCGGGCTACATGGCGGTGCGCCAGGGCCTCGAGCGGCAGCTCCCGGGGCGTCTCGTGGGCGTCTCGCAGGATGCCGCGGGCCACCCCGCGTACCGCCTTGCGCTGCAGACGCGCGAGCAGCACATCCGCCGCGAGAAGGCCACGTCGAACATCTGCACGTCGCAGGTGCTGCTGGCCGTGATGGCCTCCATGTACGCGGTGTACCACGGCCCCGAGGGGCTCCGCGCGATCGCGTCCGATGTCGCGAAGAAGGCCGAGGCGCTCGCCGCCCGGCTGCGGTCGTACGGCCTGTCGCTCCGCTCGGACGCGTTCTTCGACACCATCCGCGTCGCGACGCCGGGCGCCTCCCGCCGGGTGATCGAGCGTGCCCGCGAACGCGGCTACCAGCTGTTCTGGGCCGACGACGCGACGGTCGGCGTCTCGGTCGACGAGACCACCACCGCCGACGACCTCGCGGCCGTCGCCTGGGCCTTCGGGCTCCCCGAGGACGAGTTCCTGGGCTCGGGCGCGCAGGGCGAGCGCACGCTGCCGTTCACGGATGCCGAGCCCCTCGCCGGCGTGCCCTCCGGGCTGCGCCGCGTCGAGGAGTTCCTCACGCACCCGGTGTTCAACACCCATCGCTCCGAGACGGCGATGATGCGCTACCTCAAGCAGCTCTCCGACCGGGACTACGCGCTCGATCGCGGGATGATCCCGCTGGGCTCGTGCACGATGAAGCTCAACGCGGCGACCGAGATGGCGGCCGTGTCGTGGCCGGAGTTCTCGCGCGTCCATCCGTTCGCGCCTGAGGCGGATGTGCACGGCTACCTCGCGCTCATCGAGCAGCTCGAGGTGTGGCTCGCCGAGGTCACCGGGTACGACGCGGTGTCGCTGCAGCCGAACGCCGGCTCGCAGGGCGAGCTCGCCGGTCTCATGGCCATCCGGGGATACCACCGTGCGAACGGCGACCGCGACCGCACGGTCTGCCTCATCCCGTCGTCGGCGCACGGCACGAACGCGGCCTCCGCGGTGCTGGCCGGCATGCGCGTCGTCGTGGTCGCCTGCGACGACGCCGGCAACGTCGACCTCGACGACCTGCGCGCGAAGATCGCGGCGCACGCCGGCGAGCTGGCGGCGCTCATGATCACCTACCCGTCCACGCACGGCGTCTACGAGCACGACGTGCTCGAGATCACCCAGGCCGTGCACGACGCGGGCGGGCAGGTGTACATCGACGGCGCGAACCTCAACGCGCTCCTCGGCTACGCCCGCTTCGGCGACCTCGGCGGCGACGTCTCGCACCTCAACCTGCACAAGACGTTCGCGATCCCGCACGGCGGCGGCGGCCCGGGCGTGGGTCCGGTCGCGGCGAAGGCGCACCTCGCGCCCTACCTGCCGAGCCACCCGTTCTCGCAGCGCAGGGACCACGCCGGCGGCGTCTTCGACGGCGGACCCATCTCGGCCGCACCGCACGGATCGGCCGGCATCCTGCCGATCTCGTGGGCGTACGTGCGCATGATGGGCGCCGAGGGCCTGCGCGACGCGACCGCCGCCGCGGTGCTCGCGGCCAATTACATCGCCGTGCGGCTGCGCGAGCACTACCCGGTGCTCTACACCGGCGAGGACGGCCTCGTGGCGCACGAGTGCATCCTCGACCTGCGGCCCCTGCGCGAGGCCACCGGGGTCACGGTCGACGACGTCGCCAAGCGGCTCATCGACTACGGCTTCCACGCCCCGACGATGTCGTTCCCGGTCGCGGGCACGCTGATGGTCGAGCCGACCGAGTCCGAGGACCTCGCCGAGATCGAGCGCTTCATCGAGGCGATGATCGCGATCAAGGCCGAGGCCGACGCCGTCGCGGCGGGGGAGTGGCCGGCCGGCGACAACCCGCTCGCGAACGCGCCGCACACCGCCGAGGCCGTCGTGGTGGGCGAGTGGACCCATCCGTACTCGCGCGAGACTGCGGTGTACCCCGTCCACGCGCAGATCCGCACCAAGTACTGGCCACCGGTCCGCCGGATCGACCAGGCCTACGGCGACCGCAACCTCGTGTGCGCCTGCCCGCCCATCGAGGCCTTCGCCTGA
- a CDS encoding MarP family serine protease: protein MVVVDVVIVLLLIAACIAGVQRGFFASIGTFAGIAAGAFAAYWLTPLVSSWVPSPIWRGPAVILAAIGLIFAGAAIGAAIGAALRSGADRLKLRGVERFLGGIASVLAAILALAFVAPAIAVAGIPVVSSAVASSNILRGIEAATPDPVAAALAQLRGAVLEDSLPGLGRLLGPGTVEAAPPVALDDPELQRAAASVARISGTAYACGRGSAGSGFVIAEDRLVTNAHVVAGVDTPIVELPGVSAREGRIVYFDPIDDLAVIAVDDLGADVLPFSGTLAAGDAAAVQGFPYGGPFTMVAAGVESVGTASVPDVYDESWNPREIYALDAVVRPGNSGGPLLTDDGAVAGVVFARAENDENLGYAMTMAELTPVAERAPSLSNTVSTGSCVG from the coding sequence ATGGTCGTCGTCGACGTGGTGATCGTCCTCCTCCTGATTGCGGCCTGCATCGCCGGGGTGCAGCGCGGCTTCTTCGCCAGCATCGGCACCTTCGCGGGCATCGCCGCCGGCGCCTTCGCGGCGTACTGGCTCACGCCGCTGGTGAGCTCGTGGGTGCCGTCGCCCATCTGGCGTGGGCCGGCCGTGATCCTCGCCGCGATCGGACTCATCTTCGCGGGCGCCGCCATCGGCGCAGCGATCGGCGCGGCGCTGCGCTCCGGCGCGGACCGTCTCAAACTCCGCGGCGTCGAGCGGTTCCTCGGCGGCATCGCATCGGTGCTCGCCGCCATCCTGGCGCTGGCCTTCGTGGCTCCGGCGATCGCCGTCGCCGGCATCCCCGTCGTCTCGTCCGCCGTCGCCTCGTCGAACATCCTGCGCGGCATCGAGGCGGCCACCCCCGACCCGGTCGCCGCGGCGCTGGCACAGCTGCGCGGCGCGGTGCTCGAGGACAGCCTCCCGGGCCTCGGTCGGCTGCTCGGGCCCGGGACCGTCGAGGCGGCGCCCCCGGTCGCCCTGGACGATCCGGAGCTGCAGCGGGCCGCGGCATCCGTCGCCCGCATCTCGGGCACCGCCTACGCCTGCGGACGCGGATCGGCGGGAAGCGGATTCGTCATCGCGGAGGACCGGCTCGTGACGAACGCCCACGTCGTCGCCGGCGTCGACACCCCCATCGTGGAACTGCCCGGCGTGTCGGCGCGCGAGGGTCGCATCGTGTACTTCGACCCGATCGACGACCTCGCCGTGATCGCCGTCGACGACCTGGGCGCCGACGTCCTGCCGTTCTCGGGGACGCTGGCCGCCGGTGACGCGGCCGCCGTGCAGGGATTTCCCTACGGGGGCCCGTTCACGATGGTGGCGGCCGGAGTGGAGTCCGTGGGAACGGCCAGCGTGCCCGACGTGTACGACGAGTCGTGGAACCCGCGCGAGATCTACGCTCTCGACGCCGTAGTGCGGCCCGGCAACTCGGGCGGCCCGCTGCTCACCGACGACGGCGCCGTCGCGGGTGTCGTCTTCGCCCGTGCCGAGAACGACGAGAACCTGGGCTACGCGATGACGATGGCGGAGCTCACCCCGGTCGCGGAGCGCGCGCCGTCGCTCTCGAACACCGTGTCGACGGGATCCTGCGTCGGCTGA